The proteins below come from a single candidate division WOR-3 bacterium genomic window:
- a CDS encoding C25 family cysteine peptidase, with product MSRRILFLVLVPVTLALAQQGARYLIIATDQLAAAIQPLADWKHASGMQCKVARTSETGSDTTSIKNYIRNAYNTWPVKPEYVLLVGSPSSLPARIYTIQHVGTYASDNIYGDVTGDFRMDIPVGRFPAKSPTQLEVMVAKTLAYETKPELSDSNWMRRMTTICRDLGDDDAWVYWNDVRNAINLARNAGFVGFDSLASSLGDTAPDVVASINNGTGMVLYRGTATNNWYKPFAVDPGQTANGRKLPIILSITCETMTLTPNESMVGEAWLKTGTSSNPRGAVAFFGNTHSGSNVAQVRSAVARGFFTGLFTENKYKLGHAMIRAKEQLYQEYPSYTADYRGFNLLGDPDLGIWTATPRILEVSHPQEILPQPQQIQVTVRSKLTPIANALVCASMGSAVYTYGYTNSSGEVTLSVSPSDTGSMRLVVTGQNCYPYDGTIHVVTQVGLAEHPPVPACSPKLSATPSAFLYETRLSWPPVRDAGLTVAIHDACGRLVRTLSGSGSSAVWDGCDQDGRRLGPGVYVCTLLAQSTTSLSRTSVTKLK from the coding sequence ATGAGCCGAAGAATTCTTTTTCTCGTGCTGGTACCGGTCACGCTCGCACTAGCCCAACAGGGTGCCAGGTACCTGATCATTGCAACTGACCAGCTGGCTGCGGCAATCCAGCCCCTGGCCGACTGGAAACATGCCTCAGGCATGCAGTGCAAAGTCGCTCGAACGTCCGAGACCGGCTCGGACACGACCTCAATAAAGAACTACATCCGCAATGCATACAATACCTGGCCAGTAAAACCGGAGTACGTGCTCTTGGTCGGTTCGCCTAGTTCCCTACCAGCACGAATCTACACAATCCAGCATGTTGGCACGTATGCCTCAGACAACATTTATGGCGACGTTACCGGCGACTTTAGGATGGACATCCCGGTCGGCCGCTTCCCGGCCAAGTCCCCCACCCAACTGGAAGTAATGGTCGCCAAGACGCTCGCGTATGAGACCAAACCTGAACTCTCAGACAGCAACTGGATGCGCCGGATGACCACTATCTGTCGCGACCTGGGCGATGATGATGCCTGGGTGTACTGGAACGATGTCCGTAACGCCATCAACCTCGCTCGCAACGCCGGGTTTGTCGGTTTTGACTCCCTTGCCTCCTCCCTGGGCGACACTGCCCCCGACGTTGTCGCCTCGATCAATAACGGCACTGGCATGGTGCTTTACCGAGGAACAGCAACAAACAATTGGTACAAACCTTTCGCGGTGGACCCCGGTCAGACCGCCAATGGAAGGAAGTTGCCGATTATTCTATCAATCACCTGCGAGACCATGACTCTGACCCCGAACGAGTCCATGGTTGGCGAAGCCTGGCTTAAGACAGGCACCAGTTCAAACCCGAGGGGCGCGGTGGCTTTTTTCGGTAACACACACTCCGGCTCTAACGTTGCCCAAGTCCGTAGCGCAGTCGCCCGAGGCTTTTTCACCGGCCTGTTCACCGAGAACAAGTACAAGCTCGGGCACGCAATGATTCGCGCGAAGGAACAGCTTTATCAGGAATACCCGAGCTATACTGCGGACTACCGCGGATTCAACCTCTTGGGAGACCCTGACCTTGGTATCTGGACCGCCACACCGCGTATCCTTGAAGTCAGCCATCCACAAGAAATCCTGCCCCAGCCTCAGCAGATTCAGGTAACAGTACGCAGTAAGCTCACGCCAATTGCTAACGCCCTGGTGTGTGCCTCGATGGGTTCGGCTGTCTATACCTATGGCTACACCAACAGCTCTGGCGAAGTGACCCTGAGTGTAAGCCCAAGTGACACCGGTTCAATGCGTCTGGTTGTGACTGGACAGAACTGCTATCCGTACGATGGCACGATTCACGTCGTCACGCAGGTCGGGCTTGCTGAGCACCCCCCGGTACCAGCCTGTTCGCCGAAGCTCTCAGCCACACCGTCTGCTTTCCTTTATGAGACCAGGCTGTCATGGCCGCCAGTACGAGATGCTGGACTAACCGTCGCAATCCACGACGCCTGTGGTCGCTTGGTTCGTACGCTATCCGGGTCTGGCAGCTCGGCGGTGTGGGATGGATGCGACCAAGACGGCCGAAGGCTCGGACCCGGAGTTTACGTCTGCACACTCCTGGCCCAGAGCACAACCAGCCTGTCCCGAACGAGCGTAACGAAACTCAAGTAG
- a CDS encoding C25 family cysteine peptidase has product MRKLFLLFVPAMLAAGTVRHVLELDRSQLRFGRFQGFDVVELDDGLVIPAPGRPCLPDISVTLVLPAGATVTGVTSVPVATELIPGSYRVLPCQEPWPISQSGPPAFVEPDHQVYASTAAFPSDPTAAWHTGSASGFRLVNLNLCPFEYRPALGQLRLHTRLAVTVTYEESGPRPTLTPSQLERTVAGLAELVANPEQLDRFAPDVAETDLPTIDYLVITSDRLAAWFKPFLEYKTGRGLRTEIRTTEWIERNCPGRDLQERIRNLIRDFFEHRGLTYVLLAGDNAFVPCRRIRVSVSGETGDIPTDLYYADLDYSWDSNHNNLFGEMDDSVDLYADVILGRASVDNQTEVETFIRKLKNYEENPAMDYVKRTLLPSGWLWRSLNYHGRIVNDSIANMTPSGWPDVKMENPPSCYVVADSFNHGFAFFDPAGHGNANGVYDEDGTPIYTSSLARAQTNDRRYSIMTSLACNPGDFETEDCLAENAHNAATGGCIAVMMNSRYGWGTPPSFGPSEKLCARFYDFLLKRSTFVLGTCHSHSREVYAASAQSNSLWRWCMTEFNLFADPSLDIWTEVPAGMTITAPDTILTGEQLVQVTVSKQHAPVANALVCARKGAETYAAGRTNSSGQVTLQVHPRTPGILRLTASVHNQLPAFGDVAVEQGAPEPLVILGRVDIFDSGQARANGILEPGETARLALTLHNQGTAAANSVSVVLSTSTPELTFPDSTAVFGTIPAQDSGWSNDFTIRAGPDILPGSSPEIAARIHSAEDNWEATFYISIGYPGRIVADIDTGVCALTVTCRGSVGFDTDGAKQGRGFRFPKSDTTSLNLASFCLANSADYVVDQFYTTAVGQPDRDWRMTDSLYSSRPFWPAKQLLTSSFSDAGHPSCSGVRVLQQAFGTDESGYDNFVILMYDLVNAGAQRLTGLYAGILADFDVKATDRFHDLCYTDADRRTAYLRNVNIPHKFTGVELLYPDMPGFQTCIDHSVYVYPDSGLSESMKYRLLNGTAGVTRSDRPYNWSVSVSTGPFDLTPGDTQRVAFAFVAASDSASYLETCENCQRWFNNSSGSSEGASSRLELSFLSVFPNPFSRSVSIRLNEVLTQPIRMQVFDATGRRVADVRNSTPARTVTWTPSELPAGVYLLRLEADTVVFLNHVTLVR; this is encoded by the coding sequence TTGAGAAAACTCTTTCTGCTGTTTGTGCCTGCAATGCTCGCAGCCGGAACGGTCCGCCATGTGCTCGAACTCGACCGGTCACAGTTGCGCTTCGGTCGATTCCAAGGATTCGATGTTGTCGAACTTGATGACGGTCTTGTCATCCCTGCACCAGGCCGACCATGTCTCCCAGACATCTCCGTGACCCTTGTTCTGCCGGCCGGCGCCACGGTTACCGGCGTAACCTCAGTTCCGGTGGCAACCGAGCTCATTCCAGGCAGTTACCGAGTTCTGCCCTGCCAAGAACCTTGGCCAATTTCCCAAAGCGGCCCGCCTGCGTTCGTCGAACCTGACCACCAGGTTTACGCCTCGACCGCGGCATTCCCGTCCGACCCGACTGCCGCGTGGCACACAGGCAGCGCTTCTGGCTTCAGACTCGTAAATCTGAACCTGTGCCCGTTTGAGTACCGGCCTGCGCTCGGCCAGCTGCGATTGCACACACGCCTGGCCGTGACCGTAACCTACGAAGAGAGCGGCCCGCGGCCAACGCTGACCCCGAGTCAGCTCGAACGCACGGTCGCCGGACTGGCCGAGCTGGTAGCCAATCCGGAGCAGCTGGACCGGTTCGCCCCGGACGTAGCCGAAACCGACCTGCCAACAATAGACTACCTTGTGATAACGTCCGACCGACTGGCGGCTTGGTTCAAGCCTTTTCTGGAGTACAAGACCGGCCGCGGCCTGCGTACGGAAATCCGCACTACCGAGTGGATCGAGCGCAACTGCCCGGGCCGGGACTTACAGGAGAGGATCCGTAATCTCATCCGAGACTTTTTCGAACATCGCGGTCTCACCTATGTGCTACTGGCCGGTGACAATGCCTTTGTTCCGTGCCGTCGCATCAGGGTTTCGGTTTCCGGCGAAACCGGCGACATCCCCACCGACCTGTACTACGCGGACCTCGACTACTCCTGGGACTCGAACCACAACAACCTGTTCGGCGAGATGGACGACTCGGTAGACCTGTACGCCGACGTAATCCTCGGCCGGGCATCAGTTGACAACCAGACCGAGGTCGAAACGTTTATTCGGAAGCTCAAGAACTATGAAGAGAATCCCGCCATGGACTACGTCAAACGCACACTCTTGCCGTCTGGCTGGCTCTGGCGGTCGCTGAACTACCATGGCCGAATTGTCAACGACTCCATCGCCAACATGACGCCAAGCGGCTGGCCGGATGTGAAAATGGAGAACCCACCGAGCTGCTATGTTGTAGCCGACTCCTTCAACCACGGCTTCGCTTTCTTTGACCCGGCAGGCCACGGCAATGCCAACGGTGTGTACGACGAGGACGGTACGCCGATTTATACCTCAAGCCTAGCCCGGGCACAAACAAACGACCGACGCTACTCCATCATGACCTCACTTGCCTGCAACCCAGGCGACTTTGAGACCGAGGACTGCCTTGCAGAAAATGCCCACAACGCGGCTACTGGCGGCTGCATTGCGGTGATGATGAACTCCCGTTACGGATGGGGCACACCACCTTCGTTCGGCCCCTCGGAAAAACTCTGCGCGCGGTTCTACGATTTTCTGCTCAAACGCAGCACGTTTGTGCTTGGCACATGCCATTCCCACTCGCGCGAGGTGTATGCCGCATCGGCACAATCCAATTCGCTCTGGCGCTGGTGCATGACCGAGTTCAACCTGTTCGCAGACCCGTCGCTGGATATTTGGACCGAAGTACCAGCGGGCATGACGATTACCGCTCCAGACACAATCTTGACTGGAGAGCAACTGGTTCAGGTAACGGTCTCAAAACAGCACGCGCCGGTCGCAAACGCCTTGGTCTGCGCTCGGAAAGGAGCCGAAACCTATGCCGCGGGCCGCACCAACAGCTCAGGCCAGGTAACCCTGCAGGTTCACCCACGAACCCCAGGTATCCTCCGACTCACCGCCTCAGTGCACAACCAACTGCCTGCCTTCGGCGATGTGGCCGTGGAACAGGGCGCACCTGAACCGCTCGTCATCCTTGGCCGGGTTGATATATTCGATTCAGGACAGGCCCGTGCCAACGGTATTCTCGAACCCGGCGAGACCGCACGCCTGGCCCTTACGCTACACAATCAGGGAACAGCAGCGGCGAACTCAGTCAGCGTGGTGCTCTCAACCAGCACTCCAGAACTCACCTTCCCTGATTCCACCGCCGTGTTCGGCACAATCCCAGCCCAGGACAGTGGCTGGTCCAATGACTTCACAATCCGCGCTGGACCCGACATCCTGCCAGGCTCAAGCCCAGAAATAGCAGCCCGAATCCACTCAGCCGAAGACAACTGGGAAGCGACATTCTACATCTCCATCGGTTATCCTGGCCGCATTGTCGCGGACATTGATACCGGTGTGTGTGCTCTTACCGTGACCTGCCGTGGCTCAGTCGGGTTTGACACCGATGGTGCGAAGCAGGGACGCGGGTTCCGTTTCCCCAAGTCTGATACGACGTCGCTGAACCTTGCGTCTTTCTGCTTGGCCAACTCGGCTGACTACGTCGTTGATCAGTTCTATACCACGGCCGTTGGCCAACCGGACCGGGACTGGCGCATGACCGACAGTCTCTATTCCAGCAGGCCTTTCTGGCCCGCAAAGCAGCTCCTCACCAGCTCATTCTCGGACGCCGGACACCCGTCTTGCAGTGGGGTCCGTGTTCTTCAGCAGGCATTCGGCACCGACGAGTCCGGGTATGATAACTTTGTCATCCTGATGTACGACTTGGTCAACGCAGGCGCACAACGCCTGACTGGACTCTATGCTGGAATTCTTGCTGACTTCGACGTCAAGGCGACCGACCGGTTCCACGACCTTTGTTACACCGATGCAGATCGGCGTACCGCCTACCTCCGTAACGTCAACATCCCCCACAAATTTACTGGTGTTGAACTGCTCTACCCGGACATGCCTGGATTTCAGACCTGCATTGACCACAGCGTCTATGTGTACCCGGACTCTGGCCTGAGCGAAAGCATGAAGTATCGTCTGCTCAACGGCACCGCTGGAGTCACCCGCTCGGATCGACCATACAATTGGTCGGTTTCGGTCTCGACCGGCCCGTTTGACTTGACACCAGGTGATACCCAGCGAGTGGCGTTCGCATTTGTCGCTGCTTCAGATTCTGCGTCTTACCTCGAGACATGCGAGAACTGCCAGCGCTGGTTCAACAACAGCTCCGGCTCGTCCGAAGGCGCTTCTTCTCGCCTTGAGCTTTCCTTCCTCTCCGTTTTCCCCAACCCGTTTTCCCGCTCCGTCTCGATTCGTCTGAATGAAGTGCTAACGCAGCCAATTCGAATGCAGGTATTCGACGCCACTGGCCGCAGAGTTGCAGATGTCCGCAACAGCACCCCGGCACGAACAGTAACCTGGACTCCATCAGAGCTGCCGGCCGGCGTGTACTTGCTCCGGCTGGAGGCCGACACAGTCGTGTTCCTCAATCATGTGACCCTTGTTCGCTAG
- the glnA gene encoding type I glutamate--ammonia ligase, with product MDNERIHALIKAKGIKFLDLRYPDLPGRLRHVTVPIERLSSVLKDGVGFDSSSVAGFRTVEAGDMVLKPDLDTVVLDPFCQQPTLSCFAGIYDPGTGKRYVRDPRHILQQAVAALSRASGADQVMVRPEFEFYLFNKAEFWTDAASAVYRVETEELKHDDHTGLTLFKGPAYHVAPPFDRSSDFRSELALLTQGCGIPVKYHHHEGGRFSQVELEPGYLPVVQAADGIMLVKYLVRNLALRYGKTATFMPKPIYGEPGSGMHLHIYLAKKGRNTADDKQQPAGAVSLFGDERNKGKLSKLAMHFIGGILMHAPSLCALTNPSTNSYRRLVPGFEAPVAVFFSFANRTAAIRIPGYVTSARDMALEYRIPDASANPYLSLAAVLLAGLDGIRRKIDPGTPLQGRVEASSGDHAARALPRTLEAALEELRQDHEYLTVAFTLDTIDKWVEIKMAEAEALARRPHPWEYNLYYGC from the coding sequence ATGGACAATGAAAGAATACACGCGCTAATCAAGGCAAAGGGTATCAAGTTTCTGGACCTGAGATATCCTGACCTGCCAGGCCGGCTCCGGCATGTAACCGTGCCGATAGAGCGGCTGAGCAGCGTTCTGAAGGACGGGGTCGGGTTTGACAGTTCTTCGGTTGCCGGGTTCCGTACCGTGGAGGCAGGTGATATGGTTCTGAAGCCGGACCTTGACACCGTAGTCTTGGACCCGTTCTGTCAGCAGCCTACGCTCTCTTGCTTTGCCGGAATCTACGACCCGGGTACCGGCAAGCGCTATGTGCGGGACCCGAGGCACATTCTCCAACAGGCCGTGGCCGCACTGAGCAGGGCAAGCGGGGCTGACCAGGTGATGGTAAGGCCTGAGTTCGAGTTCTACCTGTTCAACAAGGCCGAGTTTTGGACTGACGCAGCATCGGCTGTTTACCGAGTTGAAACCGAGGAGCTGAAACACGATGATCACACCGGTCTTACTTTGTTCAAAGGCCCGGCCTATCATGTTGCGCCGCCATTTGACCGCAGTTCGGACTTCAGGAGCGAGCTAGCGCTGCTTACGCAGGGTTGTGGAATACCGGTCAAGTATCATCACCACGAGGGTGGCCGATTCTCGCAGGTTGAACTTGAACCAGGCTACCTGCCGGTGGTGCAGGCCGCTGACGGAATAATGCTTGTCAAGTACTTGGTGCGCAACCTTGCGCTGAGGTACGGCAAGACCGCGACTTTCATGCCCAAGCCGATATACGGCGAGCCGGGTTCGGGAATGCATCTGCACATATATCTGGCGAAAAAAGGCAGGAACACAGCAGACGATAAGCAGCAGCCAGCAGGTGCGGTATCGTTGTTCGGAGACGAGCGAAACAAGGGTAAGTTGTCGAAGCTTGCAATGCACTTCATCGGCGGGATACTGATGCATGCACCGAGCCTGTGCGCACTGACCAATCCGAGCACGAATTCCTATCGCCGGCTGGTACCGGGATTTGAGGCACCGGTCGCAGTATTCTTCTCCTTTGCCAACCGGACCGCGGCCATCCGGATTCCGGGTTACGTCACCTCGGCTCGTGACATGGCGCTTGAGTACCGGATTCCAGACGCAAGCGCAAATCCGTATCTTTCTCTTGCTGCTGTGCTCCTGGCCGGCCTTGACGGCATCCGGCGTAAGATTGATCCGGGTACGCCCCTGCAGGGCAGAGTGGAAGCGAGCAGCGGAGATCACGCCGCCCGGGCACTGCCGAGAACATTGGAGGCAGCGCTCGAGGAGCTGAGACAGGATCACGAGTATCTCACTGTTGCGTTTACCCTGGATACGATTGACAAATGGGTTGAGATAAAGATGGCGGAGGCCGAGGCACTAGCCAGGCGGCCCCATCCCTGGGAGTACAACCTTTACTATGGGTGCTAG
- a CDS encoding ComEA family DNA-binding protein, giving the protein MNPRERVVLLFLTATFLVGAGMTAYRRIRLARQQAASPIVVENPVDTTGTEPALIDLNQARQYELEALPGIGPELARRIISYRQQHGRFRSVRELRQVSGIGPKRYAAICELVTVGARQSASPKQTPHPDSGEGQ; this is encoded by the coding sequence ATGAATCCGAGGGAGAGAGTTGTACTGCTGTTCTTGACTGCCACGTTCCTTGTTGGTGCCGGCATGACTGCCTATCGCCGGATACGGCTTGCCCGACAGCAGGCTGCCTCGCCTATTGTCGTTGAGAATCCGGTTGACACGACGGGTACCGAGCCGGCACTTATTGACTTGAACCAGGCCCGGCAGTACGAGCTGGAAGCTTTACCTGGTATCGGGCCTGAGCTGGCCCGGCGCATCATCAGTTACCGGCAGCAGCATGGAAGATTCCGAAGTGTGAGAGAACTTCGGCAGGTGTCAGGCATCGGACCAAAGCGGTACGCAGCCATCTGTGAGCTGGTGACAGTCGGAGCGCGGCAATCTGCGAGCCCGAAACAAACCCCTCACCCGGATTCGGGCGAGGGGCAATAG